NNNNNNNNNNNNNNNNNNNNNNNNNNNNNNNNNNNNNNNNNNNNNNNNNNNNNNNNNNNNNNNNNNNNNNNNNNNNNNNNNNNNNNNNNNNNNNNNNNNNNNNNNNNNNNNNNNNNNNNNNNNNNNNGgcaatggggatatggggacggcaatggggatatagggatatagggatggcaatggggatatggggccggcaatggggatataggggacttgatatggggttatggggacagggatggggacattTGGGGCACCCCACAACAGGGGGAAGCATTGAGGACAACGGGGGATGATTTAGGGTCacattggggtccctttggggtcactttggggtcccatctCACCCTCTCAGGGTTATCCGGAGGGAAGATCTCTCTCTGCAATGGGACAGAGCTGTCAGCTGTCAGCACACCCCACATCTTCGACCCCCCCCAAATATGGGTGCCCCCCCCAATATTGAagcccccacccccaccttGCCCCCCCTgcgtgcccccccccccatattcaAATATGGtgcccccccttcccccccattttAATGCCCCCTCCCATGTTTGGTGCGCCCCCATatgaagccccccccccccacgccTTTGCCCCCCCTCCTCTGTGTGGCCCCCCAATAATGgtgcccccccccacctttGTTTTTCAACCCTTAACCCCCCATTTTAATGGCCCCCCCGCCAATGGCGATGTCCCACCCTTTGTGTGCCCCCCCCTCTCCATTTGTTGCCCCAATCCCATATAATGCCACCCCGCACCCATCACCTTGCCCCCCCTCCTCTCGTGTGCCCCCCCGACgtggtgcccccccccccccaatatggTGCGCCCCCCAACTTTTGTTTTCACCTCCCCCCCATTTTGGTGCCCCCCCATATGATGCCCACCCTTTGTTGTCCTCCCCCCCATttaatgccccccccccccccaatatggTGCCTCCCCCCTCTGTGCATTCCCCCCCCCAAGTTTTAATGCCCCCCCCCATATGATGCCCACCCTTCTGTGTGCCCCCCCAATTTTAATACCCCCCACCCCGCCCCATTTACATGCCGCCCCCATAGGCCCCCCTCCAATTTAATCCCTCCCCCCTTTTTAATGCCCCCCCACCAAAATATGGTGCCCCCCCCGAATCTTAAGTGCCCCCCATGTGATGCCCCTCTCCATTTTTGTATGCCTCCCCCCATTTTAATGCCCCCCCATAATAttggtgcccccccccccatttaatgCCCCCCCAATTATGGTGCCCCCCGCCCCCTCAGTTTAATCCCCCCCACCATTGTGGAATGCCCACCCTTTGTGTGCCCCCCCTCCCGCCCCCGCCCATTTTTGGGTCCCGCctctccccacacacacaccttgcCCCCCTTCTctgtgtgcccccccccaaaTGTGATTCCACCCACCATTTGTATGCCTTCCCCCCCCAATATGAagccccccatccccccccacaATTTTAATACCCCCCCCCCATGTGAATGCCCACCCTCCGGTGCCCCCCCGCCATCTAATGCCCCCCCATATGGCCGCCCCACCCCCAATGTGATGCCCCCCCCATTCCATTTTGGTGCCCCCCATATaagcccccccccattttaaatGCCCCCGCCCCGTGTATCTCCCCCCCAATTGGTTCCCACCCCCTGTGCCCCACCCCCCTCCCATTTTAATGCCCCCCCCCACATGAagcccccccccacacacccttGCCGCCCCCTGCTTGTGGTGccccccccactcccctccTTTgaatgccccccccccccatatgaTCCCACCATTggtgtgcccccccccccccccccatttttggTGCCTCCTCCCCACCTCACGCCTTGCCCCCCCTCTGTGCCCCCTCTCATTTTAATGCCCCCCCCAATATGGCGCCCGcccccgtgccccccccccatttttggTGCCTCCCCCCCCAATATGAAAGCCCCTCTCCCAACCACACACCTTGCCCCCCCTCTCTCTAtactgccccccccccccaatgtgAATTGCCCCCTCtggtgcccccccccattttaacgCCCCCCCATGTGAAGCCCCCCACAAACCTTGAACTCctctgtcccccccccccaatatggTTGCCCACCCATAtgaagccccgcccccccccaccttGCCCCCCCAGCTGCTGtgtcccacagccccccccaATATGGTGCCCCCACCGTGctccaccccccctccccattttaATGCCCCCTTCACACCATGAAGCCCCCCCCACACAACACTtgcccccctgctgtgtgccccccccctcccctatTTGAAAATGCCCCCCACCGCATAATGATGCCCACCCTTTTGtgttgccccccccccccccccaatttgGTGCCGCCCCCCACCCCGCCTTGCCcccccctctgtgccccccccccattttaatgCCCCCCCCAATATGCGACCCCCACCCGTGCCCCCCCACTGATTTtgggtgcccccccccatatgaAGCCCCTCCCCCAACAACAACCCTGCCCCCCCTCCTCtatgtgccccccccccctaaGTGATGCCCCCTCTGTGCCCCTCCACCCATTTTATATGCCCCCCCCGCATTTTaacgccccccccccataatgaAGCTCCCCCCACAAACCTTGACCGACTCCCCCCCTCTGTCCCCCCCCCCGCAATATTGGTGCCCCCATATGAAAGCACCGCCCCCCCACACCTTGCCCCCCCGCTGTNNNNNNNNNNNNNNNNNNNNNNNNNCAGCACGAACTGCTGGAAGTACTGCGCCTGGTTGGACACCCAGAACACCCCGACCGGGAACGACAAGTACAGCAGCAtctgttggggggggggacggCAATTAAGGGGACACACACGTCACTTCCGGTCCCCCCATTTAgaccccccatgtccccccttCATTTCCATACCCGGAACACCTCCAGCTTCACCCCCATGGCGGCGCCCACACCCTCGACGCACCCCGCAGCATCGCCTCCTCTCATTGGTCGAGCGGCTGTGCATCCGCGCATCCCATTGGTTACGCGGAACGGAAGAGGCGGGGATAGAGTGAGGCGCGAACCAATAGGAGCGAGGAGAGGGAGTGGGGGAGGTGGGCGGAAGTGGCGTCATCGAGGAGCTTCCGGTATGGCGGCGGAAGGGGCgggtggggtggggatggagggagatggagcGGAGCGACGGAGCGAGATGGGAACGGGAACCGAACCGGAAACTGAACCGGGAACGGAACCGGGAACGGAACCGGGTGTGGGGGTGGAACAGCGAACGGAACCGGAGCCAGAACCGGAAACGGAACCGGAGCCAGAACCGGAAGCAGGCCCGAGCGCAGGCCTCGCGCGGCCCGAGCTGAGCTTAGTGAGTGAGGGCGGGGGTCTACTTCCGGGTCGTGTCCCCCCCTTCCATTGCGGGTGGGGGTCTACTTCCGGGTcccgcctccccccccccccaggtcctcccagtatggcccagtacatcccagtagGCCCCAGTTCCCCCCATTAGATCCTATTATCTCCCAGTATATGAGCAtatcccagtccctcccagtagatcccagtacatcccagtatatcccagtccCAGTAGGTCTTAATCCctcccagtatatcccagtccctcccagtatatcccagtacatcccagtccctcccagtatATCCATATATTCCAGTCCCTCCCAGTAGgtcccattccctcccagtaAGTTCCAGTCCttcccagtatatcccagtccatcccagtatGTCCTACTCCTTCCCAGTCccccccagtccctcccagttccatcccagtccctcccagtcttTCCCAGTCCTTCCCAGTATATCCTACTCCCAgtcccccccagacccccccagtccctcccagtccatcccagttcatcacagtccatcccagttcccttcCAGTTCACTTATaatccatcccattccctcccattccctcccagtcccaTTCCAGTTCTATCCCAGTTCTatcccagttccctcccattccctcccagttccatcccagttctATCCCAGTTCtatcccagtcccatcccattccatcccagttccctcccattccctcccattccatcccagtccctcccagtccatcccagttccatcccattccatcccagttccatcccagttcctcccagtccctcccagtccatcccagttccatcccagtcccccccagtccatcccagttcatcccattccatcccagttcctcccagtcccatcccagtcccccccagtccatcccagttcatcccattccatcccagttcctcccagttccctcccagtccatcccagtccatcccagttccatccgTCTCTTCCAGTCCCTCTCAGTCCAttccagtccatcccagtccatcccagttccatcccattccctcccattccctcccagtcccccccagtccctcccagttccctcccagtccctcccagtccctcccattccatcccagttccatcccagttccatcccattccatcccagtccctcccagttccatcccagtccctcccagttccatcccagtccatcccattccctcccattccctcccattccctcccagtccctcccagttccatcccagttccatcccagttccatcccagtccatcccattcccccctattccctcccagtcccccccagtccatcccattccctcccattcccccccattcccccccagtcccccccagTCCTCCAGGCCGGTCCTCCAATCGCTCCCCCCTCCCTCAGGAAGAGGCGGACGTTCCCCACGAGGAGCAGTTGTTACGGGATCCCTACTCCGTGCGCTGCTGGCTGCGATATCTCCGCGCCCGACAGGGGGCGCCACGAGCACGACTCAATCTGCTCTATGAGCGCGCGCTGAGGGAGCTGCCcggaaggggggggggagttcTGGCTTGGTgtattgggtcccattgggtgctattgggttccattgggtgccattgggtgccattgggttccattggattccattgggttccattgggtgctatTGGGTTTGATTGAATGCCATTGGGTGTGTTTTGGGTTCCcttgggtgccattgggttccattgggtgccattgggttccattgggtgccattgggttccattgggttctattgggttccattgcATTCCATTGGGTGTAtgttgggttccattgggtgccattgggttccattaGGTGTCATTGAGttccattggatcccattgggttccattgggtgctattgggttctattgggtgccattgggttccattgggtccctttgggttccattgggtgccattgggttccaCTGGGTGTAtgttgggttccattgggttccattgggttccattaggtgccattgggtgccattgggttccattgggacccattgggtCCTATTGTattccattgggttccattgggttccattcggtgccattgggttccattggctgccattgggttccattgggtgccattgggtcccattgggtgccattgggttccattgggttccattggatcccattggtttccattgggtgccattcggtgccattgggttccattggctgccattgggttccattggatcccattgggttccattgggttccattggatcccattgggttccattgggtgtATGTTGGGTACCATTGGCTgccattgggtcccattgggttccattgggtcccattgggtcccattgggttccattgggtcccattgggttccattgggttccattaGGTGCCATTGGGTTCCGTTGGGTTCCATTAGAtgccattgggtgccattgggcTCCATTGGATCCCGTTGGGctccattgggtgccattgggtcccattgtgGCTCACTGGGTGCCATTGAGTTCCANCGTTGGGctccattgggtgccattgggtcccattgtgGCTCACTGGGTgccattgagttccattgggttccattggatcccattgggttccattaggtgccattgggttccattgggacccattgggtcctattgggttccattgggtcccattgggtcccattgggttccattaggtgccattgggttccattgggtgccattgggtNNNNNNNNNNNNNNNNNNNNNNNNNNNNNNNNNNNNNNNNNNNNNNNNNNNNNNNNNNNNNNNNNNNNNNNNNNNNNNNNNNNNNNNNNNNNNNNNNNNNNNNNNNNNNNNNNNNNNNNNNNNNNNNNNNNNNNNNNNNNNNNNNNNNNNNNNNNNNNNNNNNNNNNNNNNNNNNNNNNNNNNNNNNNNNNNNNNNNNNNNNNNNNNNNNNNNNNNNNNNNNNNNNNNNNNNNNNNNNNNNNNNNNNNNNNNNNNNNNNNNNNNNNNNNNNNNNNNNNNNNNNNNNNNNNNNNNNNNNNNNNNNNNNNNNNNNNNNNNNNNNNNNNNNNNNNNNNNNNNNNNNNNNNNNNNNNNNNNNNNNNNNNNNNNNNNNNNNNNNNNNNNNNNNNNNNNNNNNNNNNNNNNNNNNNNNNNNNNNNNNNNNNNNNNNNNNNNNNNNNNNNNNNNNNNNNNNNNNNNNNNNNNNNNNNNNNNNNNNNNNNNNNNNNNNNNNNNNNNNNNNNNNNNNNNNNNNNNNNNNNNNNNNNNNNNNNNNNNNNNNNNNNNNNNNNNNNNNNNNNNNNNNNNNNNNNNNNNNNNNNNNNNNNNNNNNNNNNNNNNNNNNNNNNNNNNNNNNNNNNNNNNNNNNNNNNNNNNNNNNNNNNNNNNNNNNNNNNNNNNNNNNNNNNNNNNNNNNNNNNNNNNNNNNNNNNNNNNNNNNNNNNNNNNNNNNNNNNNNNNNNNNNNNNNNNNNNNNNNNNNNNNNNNNNNNNNNNNNNNNNNNNNNNNNNNNNNNNNNNNNNNNNNNNNNNNNNNNNNNNNNNNNNNNNNNNNNNNNNNNNNNNNNNNNNNNNNNNNNNNNNNNNNNNNNNNNNNNNNNNNNNNNNNNNNNNNNNNNNNNNNNNNNNNNNNNNNNNNNNNNNNNNNNNNNN
This genomic interval from Coturnix japonica isolate 7356 unplaced genomic scaffold, Coturnix japonica 2.1 chrUnrandom657, whole genome shotgun sequence contains the following:
- the LOC107307535 gene encoding protein PET100 homolog, mitochondrial; translated protein: MRGCTAARPMRGGDAAGCVEGVGAAMGVKLEVFRMLLYLSFPVGVFWVSNQAQYFQQFVLXRRREIFPPDNPERRRQVAALKQRVLQLQEERALKDTRG
- the LOC107307534 gene encoding procyclic form-specific polypeptide B1-alpha, producing the protein MAAEGAGGVGMEGDGAERRSEMGTGTEPETEPGTEPGTEPGVGVEQRTEPEPEPETEPEPEPEAGPSAGLARPELSLEEADVPHEEQLLRDPYSVRCWLRYLRARQGAPRARLNLLYERALRELPGRGGGVLAW